In Candidatus Binatia bacterium, the sequence TCGTCGGATCGTGCTATGGGAGCGCGCTGCTCGGTGCGGGCGCTCGTGCCGAGCTGCTCTACGGCCCGGTCGCCCGCGAGCTGTCGCGCATCTCGACGATGGGCTTCGAGATGTGGCGCGACGTGCTGCTCGCCAACGCCGCGAACCTCGAGCCGGAACTGCGGCGTTTCGCCGGCGACCTCGAGCGCGTCGCCGCCGTTCTCGCCGCGGGCGACGCCGATGCGCTCGCGGACTTCTTCAGTAAAGCAGAAACGGGCGGCGAAGCGACTCGAAATCGCTGACGCGCGCCGCCCACTGCGCGACGATCGCATCGGCGCTCTTTCCCGCGAGCAGCGCCCGGCGTAGCGAGTCGGTCCCCCAATCGCGGTCGAGCGCCGCGACGTCGGGGATGGCGATCGCGTGCGGAAAGAGGTCGCGGACCGCGACGAGGATCTCGACGGCCGTCCGAATCGCGACGAATCGCCGCGGCTCGAAGACGATCAGCTCGACGCCGGTCAGCTCGCGATCCTTCCAGAAGCCGACGTACGGCGTCCAGGCCGCCGGGCGGAACCAGACGCCGGGAAGATTGCGCGCGTTGAGGCGCGCGGCCAGCTTCGTGCCGTCGATGCCGGGCGCGCCCGCGAGGAAGAACGGCTTCGTGTAACCGCTGCCGTTGTTGATGCCGGCGTTGTCGATCAATCCCGTCCCGACGTAGACGAACGTCGTTCGCCAGTCGGGGATGTTCGGCGAGGTCGGCACCCACTGCAATCCGGTGTCGGGCCAGATCATCGAACGCTGCCAGCCGGTCATCCGCACGACGCGCAGCTTCGCGCCGATGCCGAAGCGCTGGTTGAAGAGCGTCGCGAGCTCGCCGACGGTCATGCCGTGGCGCATCGG encodes:
- a CDS encoding DUF1343 domain-containing protein; translated protein: DAILAHGQIRIKAIYSPEHGFRGDRGAGAAVASYVDPQTHLPVYSLYGASRHPSAAMLDGVDVLLFDIQDVGSRAYTYVSTMAYAMQGARTYGKEFWVLDRPNPIGGAVEGPVLEPAYESFIGLYPIPMRHGMTVGELATLFNQRFGIGAKLRVVRMTGWQRSMIWPDTGLQWVPTSPNIPDWRTTFVYVGTGLIDNAGINNGSGYTKPFFLAGAPGIDGTKLAARLNARNLPGVWFRPAAWTPYVGFWKDRELTGVELIVFEPRRFVAIRTAVEILVAVRDLFPHAIAIPDVAALDRDWGTDSLRRALLAGKSADAIVAQWAARVSDFESLRRPFLLY